From Candidatus Dadabacteria bacterium, the proteins below share one genomic window:
- a CDS encoding carbon-nitrogen hydrolase has translation MNSFKIALVQNRVHKDKDENLKKAILNVEKASALGANIVCLPELFLTRYFCQSEDTGCFDLAEPIPGPTTDRFCGEAEKRGVFIVCPLFEKRASGVYHNSLVLIDPSGEISGIYRKMHIPDDPGYFEKFYFAPGDTGFSCFETAFAKIGTLICWDQWYPEAARIVSLKGADIIFYPTAIGWRTDEDEHSKNTQLEAWKTVQRAHAVSNGIYVAAVNRVGFEESGETGEGINFWGNSFVCDPQGTVICEASGERDEIILADIDLRKLEETRRNWPFLRDRRIDSYSELRQRFIDNDSGT, from the coding sequence ATGAACAGCTTTAAAATCGCCCTTGTTCAGAACCGGGTGCACAAAGACAAAGACGAAAACCTGAAAAAAGCCATATTAAACGTAGAGAAAGCTTCTGCGCTCGGAGCGAACATAGTCTGTCTTCCCGAGCTTTTTCTCACCAGGTACTTCTGTCAATCTGAGGACACAGGCTGTTTTGATCTCGCCGAACCCATCCCCGGACCCACAACGGACAGATTCTGCGGGGAAGCGGAAAAAAGAGGAGTTTTCATCGTGTGCCCGCTTTTTGAGAAAAGGGCGTCCGGCGTGTATCACAACTCCCTTGTCCTTATCGATCCCTCGGGAGAGATTTCCGGCATTTACAGAAAGATGCACATACCGGATGACCCGGGCTATTTCGAGAAGTTCTACTTTGCTCCCGGAGACACGGGGTTTTCCTGTTTTGAAACCGCTTTTGCGAAGATAGGCACACTTATTTGCTGGGACCAGTGGTATCCCGAAGCGGCACGCATAGTATCGCTCAAGGGGGCGGACATTATCTTCTACCCGACCGCCATAGGGTGGCGCACGGACGAGGATGAACACTCGAAAAATACCCAGCTTGAGGCATGGAAAACTGTTCAGCGCGCCCACGCGGTCTCAAATGGAATCTATGTCGCAGCCGTGAACAGGGTGGGCTTCGAGGAATCGGGAGAAACCGGTGAAGGAATAAATTTCTGGGGAAATTCCTTTGTGTGTGACCCCCAGGGAACGGTGATCTGCGAGGCTTCCGGCGAGAGAGACGAGATCATACTGGCCGACATCGACCTTAGGAAGCTTGAGGAGACCAGAAGGAACTGGCCCTTTCTTCGGGACCGAAGAATTGACTCCTACTCCGAGCTTCGGCAAAGATTTATCGACAATGATTCCGGTACCTGA
- a CDS encoding agmatine deiminase family protein has protein sequence MSDSSAVRYRLPAEWEPHDATWLVWPQNVSDWPGKFSGIERVYREIVSHLSESEKVRIIVDPGGTQKRAEGFLREESTDLGNVEFYECSTDRSWIRDSGPFFARDGSGGLSVLDFGFNGWAKYPDWENDDMIPGFVAKTLRLDSETPACVGKKIILEGGSIDVNGEGSLITTRQCLLSTEKQVRNPSFGKNDYKAVFSEYFGATNVLWLNEGIEGDDTNGHVDDICRFTGPSTVVLCLENSSRDPNYRPLRENLEILQGLELEDGGKIEIVPLPMPSPLFFDGERLPATYANFYVSNEKILVPVYNDPKDREALGVLSELFPARHVVGIDCIDLVWGFGAIHCMTKEEPLR, from the coding sequence TTGAGTGATTCTTCAGCGGTTCGTTACAGACTTCCAGCTGAATGGGAACCTCACGACGCCACCTGGCTTGTGTGGCCGCAGAACGTAAGCGATTGGCCGGGAAAATTCTCGGGGATCGAGAGGGTATACCGCGAGATCGTAAGCCACCTGTCAGAATCAGAGAAGGTGAGAATAATAGTTGACCCCGGAGGAACACAGAAGCGGGCCGAGGGGTTTCTCAGGGAAGAATCAACTGATCTTGGCAACGTGGAGTTCTACGAGTGCTCCACGGACAGATCCTGGATACGGGATTCCGGCCCCTTCTTCGCAAGAGACGGTTCCGGGGGGCTGAGCGTGCTTGATTTCGGGTTTAACGGATGGGCCAAGTACCCGGACTGGGAAAATGACGACATGATTCCAGGGTTCGTGGCCAAGACCCTTCGTCTTGACTCAGAAACCCCTGCATGTGTTGGAAAGAAAATCATTCTTGAGGGCGGAAGCATTGACGTAAACGGAGAGGGCTCCCTGATAACAACTAGGCAGTGTCTTCTGAGTACCGAGAAACAGGTAAGGAATCCTTCTTTCGGGAAAAACGACTACAAGGCGGTGTTCTCTGAGTATTTCGGCGCAACGAACGTTCTCTGGCTTAACGAAGGCATAGAGGGAGATGATACAAACGGCCACGTTGACGATATATGCAGGTTTACGGGTCCCAGCACGGTTGTCTTATGCCTTGAGAACAGCTCCCGGGACCCGAATTACCGCCCGCTTCGCGAAAACCTTGAGATACTCCAGGGCCTAGAGCTTGAGGATGGGGGAAAGATTGAAATCGTCCCCCTCCCGATGCCATCGCCGCTTTTTTTCGACGGAGAAAGACTTCCGGCAACTTATGCTAATTTCTACGTCTCAAACGAAAAAATTCTCGTCCCCGTCTATAACGATCCGAAAGACCGTGAGGCGCTCGGCGTACTGTCGGAACTTTTTCCCGCAAGACATGTGGTTGGAATTGACTGCATCGACCTTGTGTGGGGATTCGGAGCTATCCACTGCATGACAAAGGAAGAGCCTCTTCGCTGA
- a CDS encoding methylated-DNA--[protein]-cysteine S-methyltransferase: MQSMNVKTHDNEVLESFPNHLWRDIVVNTKEISSGKKKEARSGMRLIYGIHGSPFGKCLIGICEEVICHMSFFRTDPKTHLEEFRKVWPNPKNRRDDEKTAEVLRKLLFSPGRRPPEILLLGTRFQLKVWEKLMQVREGETLSYSELAESAGVPTAVRAVSNAVAGNPIAYLVPCHRIIGKAGDLHGYRWGLDVKRAILEYEGVNLVSR, translated from the coding sequence TTGCAGTCGATGAATGTGAAAACCCACGATAATGAAGTCTTGGAAAGCTTCCCGAATCACTTATGGCGGGATATTGTGGTTAACACAAAAGAGATTTCTTCCGGGAAAAAGAAAGAAGCCAGGTCCGGGATGCGCCTTATCTACGGAATTCACGGTAGCCCGTTTGGAAAATGTCTTATCGGAATCTGCGAAGAAGTTATATGTCATATGAGTTTTTTCCGCACCGATCCTAAAACCCACTTGGAAGAATTCAGGAAGGTATGGCCGAACCCGAAGAACCGAAGGGATGACGAAAAGACGGCCGAGGTATTGCGGAAATTGCTGTTTTCCCCGGGAAGACGGCCTCCGGAGATACTGCTCCTAGGAACACGGTTTCAGCTCAAGGTATGGGAAAAGCTGATGCAGGTCCGGGAGGGTGAGACCTTGTCCTATTCAGAACTCGCGGAGTCGGCAGGAGTGCCTACTGCCGTAAGGGCCGTCTCAAATGCCGTGGCGGGAAATCCGATTGCTTATCTGGTGCCTTGCCACCGTATTATAGGGAAGGCGGGGGATCTTCACGGCTACCGCTGGGGGCTTGACGTGAAAAGGGCGATTCTTGAGTACGAAGGGGTTAACCTGGTCTCGCGGTGA
- a CDS encoding acyl-CoA dehydrogenase encodes MRKLPQRMQTKLYKEHLFPEETREIRKKVRDFAEKEVLPIARDIGEKSEKNENFPRDLFRKMAAEGFFRIPYSKKDGGLGLSYPACAVAVMAEELAYISASVAGTINAHFLLSGKTLAMGSPHIKEKYLAAALDGTSVASFAMTEPQSGSDVRTESLVTKARKKGKKYIVNGRKRYITNAGVADFVTLLASAGDKSIMIVVDLDSPGCSVSAPDKKLGNRGELTYDIYLKDVEVPRENLIGKEGEGLRVAVNSLLYGRTGIGASGVGMAQSAFDECVEFMNEREAFGKKIADFQYWQFLLAQRAVEIENARNLYLKAAICLDNRDPFPTFETSAAKYYGSEISVTMARDAVQIFGGLGLMVELAHDSSTYKVEEIYRDSKVGEIYEGTNEIHKMIIARSIFGKR; translated from the coding sequence ATGCGCAAGTTACCCCAAAGAATGCAGACAAAGCTCTACAAGGAGCATCTTTTTCCCGAGGAGACGAGAGAAATCAGGAAGAAAGTAAGGGATTTTGCCGAAAAAGAGGTTCTTCCGATTGCTAGGGACATAGGAGAGAAAAGCGAGAAAAACGAGAATTTTCCCCGTGACCTTTTCAGGAAAATGGCCGCAGAGGGGTTTTTCCGGATTCCGTATTCAAAAAAGGACGGGGGACTGGGTCTTTCCTACCCGGCGTGCGCAGTAGCGGTTATGGCGGAGGAACTCGCCTACATAAGCGCGAGCGTCGCGGGAACGATAAATGCCCACTTTTTGCTTTCCGGAAAAACCTTGGCTATGGGGTCCCCTCACATAAAGGAAAAATATCTCGCTGCGGCTCTTGATGGAACCTCGGTGGCGTCATTTGCGATGACGGAGCCCCAGTCGGGTTCTGACGTAAGGACCGAGTCTCTTGTAACGAAAGCCCGCAAGAAGGGTAAAAAATACATTGTAAACGGCCGCAAGCGCTATATAACCAACGCCGGGGTGGCTGATTTCGTTACTCTGCTAGCCTCAGCGGGGGACAAATCCATAATGATAGTGGTTGATCTTGATTCGCCGGGCTGTTCTGTGAGCGCCCCGGATAAAAAACTCGGAAACAGGGGAGAACTTACCTACGACATATATCTTAAGGATGTGGAGGTGCCCCGGGAAAACCTAATAGGGAAGGAAGGAGAGGGCCTTCGGGTCGCCGTTAATTCCCTTCTTTACGGAAGAACGGGAATCGGGGCAAGTGGGGTGGGGATGGCGCAGTCGGCGTTCGATGAATGCGTGGAGTTCATGAACGAGAGGGAGGCTTTCGGAAAAAAGATAGCCGATTTTCAGTACTGGCAGTTTTTGCTGGCGCAGAGGGCCGTTGAGATAGAAAACGCTAGGAACCTGTATTTGAAGGCCGCGATCTGCCTTGACAACAGGGATCCTTTCCCGACTTTCGAGACATCCGCCGCCAAGTACTACGGCTCGGAGATAAGCGTTACCATGGCCCGCGACGCCGTTCAGATATTCGGGGGTCTCGGGCTTATGGTGGAACTTGCCCATGACTCTTCCACCTACAAGGTCGAGGAGATCTACAGAGATTCCAAGGTCGGGGAGATATACGAAGGCACAAACGAGATACACAAGATGATAATAGCGAGATCGATTTTCGGAAAGAGGTAG
- a CDS encoding LLM class flavin-dependent oxidoreductase, with amino-acid sequence MNLSKSALGRNQLSLTGIVVPYWADVKKDDLTYFSKLAEDLGYHSIWVPEMWGRDAFSLISHMASVTERINLATGIISVYSRSPALIAQTAATVDEYCGERFILGLGISSVYLNEYWHGTKFERPLRRTLECVEIIRTTLAGKRVDYEGEIFRLKNFRLLFKPRRSEIPIYIASMGPKNIELTSQVADGWIPYLCPVGLINERKKVLASSGRKITVAPFIPAMVSEDRSESREIVREFVALYVCSMGDYYNKLVSSYGFGEEADRARKLWRENRAEAIKSISDELLDLVSVSGSPEEGRAKLAEFAESSDLPILMFPYNASREQTAFAMKALAS; translated from the coding sequence ATGAATCTGAGCAAATCCGCACTTGGGAGGAACCAGTTGTCTCTTACCGGAATTGTCGTACCGTACTGGGCCGACGTAAAAAAAGATGATCTCACCTATTTTTCGAAACTGGCAGAAGACTTAGGCTACCACTCCATCTGGGTTCCCGAAATGTGGGGACGGGACGCATTTTCCTTAATATCCCACATGGCTTCGGTCACAGAAAGGATAAATCTGGCCACCGGTATCATCTCCGTTTACAGCAGGTCTCCGGCACTCATAGCGCAGACGGCGGCCACCGTGGATGAGTACTGCGGGGAAAGATTCATCCTTGGACTCGGGATAAGCAGCGTTTACCTCAACGAATACTGGCACGGCACGAAATTCGAGCGGCCCCTGAGACGGACACTTGAGTGCGTCGAGATAATAAGGACGACACTTGCAGGAAAGAGAGTCGACTATGAGGGGGAGATTTTCAGGCTTAAAAACTTCAGGCTTCTTTTTAAGCCCCGACGAAGCGAGATCCCCATATATATCGCATCCATGGGACCGAAAAACATCGAGCTTACCTCCCAGGTCGCTGACGGCTGGATTCCCTATCTCTGCCCCGTGGGCCTTATTAACGAAAGAAAAAAGGTGCTCGCTTCCAGCGGAAGAAAAATAACCGTGGCCCCGTTTATTCCGGCGATGGTTTCCGAGGACCGAAGCGAATCAAGAGAAATCGTAAGGGAATTCGTGGCCCTTTATGTATGCTCCATGGGAGATTATTACAATAAGCTCGTAAGCAGCTATGGATTCGGGGAAGAAGCGGACAGGGCGAGAAAACTCTGGCGGGAAAACAGAGCGGAGGCTATAAAAAGCATAAGCGACGAACTGCTTGATCTTGTTTCCGTAAGCGGTTCCCCGGAGGAGGGAAGAGCAAAGCTCGCGGAGTTCGCCGAGAGCTCCGATCTCCCCATTCTCATGTTTCCCTACAACGCTTCAAGAGAGCAGACAGCTTTTGCAATGAAGGCGCTTGCCTCTTGA
- a CDS encoding addiction module toxin RelE, with translation MARPLRPEYAGAVYYVSSVGNRGQSVFQNSADGNTWIEVLEGVCGRFGCLCFGYCLMSDGYHLVIETPKPNLSKAIRQLNGVYTQRSNRLHDTDGHVFRGRYKSIAVQREKYLLPLMAHIFLLPLRAGFVQHPNQFKWSSCRYLYGKDEAPGYIDLEWFSEGFSSDINAFDEFLEENSSRDVISEARKQVYLGDDGFIELVQEKTKRDSRSKDIPKYQLTKPLPGMIDGFMRSGHSREEAIAKTYLTGDYTLREVADAVSVHYSVVSKIVSEYEKTSSLSR, from the coding sequence ATGGCAAGGCCGCTAAGACCGGAATACGCAGGGGCCGTCTATTACGTCTCCTCAGTCGGGAACAGAGGGCAGAGCGTCTTTCAGAACTCAGCCGACGGCAACACTTGGATAGAAGTCCTCGAGGGGGTATGCGGAAGGTTCGGATGCCTCTGCTTTGGCTACTGTCTCATGTCCGACGGGTACCATCTGGTCATTGAGACCCCAAAGCCCAACCTCTCAAAAGCCATAAGACAGCTAAACGGCGTTTACACTCAGCGTTCAAACAGGCTGCACGATACAGACGGTCATGTTTTCCGGGGAAGATATAAATCCATAGCTGTCCAGAGGGAGAAATATCTTCTACCCCTTATGGCCCATATCTTTCTTCTCCCCCTTCGAGCCGGGTTCGTACAACATCCCAACCAGTTCAAATGGAGCAGTTGCAGGTACCTTTACGGAAAGGATGAAGCGCCAGGATACATAGACCTCGAGTGGTTCTCAGAAGGATTCTCTTCGGATATAAACGCTTTTGATGAGTTTCTCGAAGAGAATAGTTCGCGCGACGTGATCTCGGAAGCCCGAAAGCAGGTATATCTCGGCGATGATGGATTCATAGAGCTTGTGCAGGAAAAAACGAAGAGGGATTCGCGGTCAAAAGATATTCCCAAGTATCAGCTCACAAAACCCCTACCGGGCATGATAGACGGCTTCATGCGAAGCGGACACTCAAGAGAGGAAGCGATAGCTAAAACCTACCTTACGGGGGACTACACACTGAGAGAAGTTGCCGACGCGGTCTCAGTTCACTACTCGGTTGTGAGCAAGATCGTAAGCGAAT